From Camelina sativa cultivar DH55 chromosome 20, Cs, whole genome shotgun sequence, the proteins below share one genomic window:
- the LOC104772675 gene encoding endogenous retrovirus group K member 113 Pol protein-like gives MSKAYPVNPSTYRAPVIGVRTLPIHEWVEAVAFAKVTSEEVEQFVLKSIIYRYGVPHEIITDNGPQFISSQFEGFCAKWKIRLNKSTPCYSQGNGQAKAMNKVILANLKKRLDSRKGRWPVELQGVLWAIRTTPRRTTNETPFSLVYGVDAVVPADIEVPGVRTSLNPLRAEENEEFLHDTLDTINERRD, from the exons ATGTCAAAAGCATACCCCGTCAATCCATCAACCTACCGAGCTCCTGTCATCGGTGTCCGCACCTTACCCATTCATGAG tgggtagaagcagTGGCCTTTGCGAAAGTAACGAGTGAAGAAGTGGAGCAGTTCGTGCTTAAAAGCATAATCTATCGCTACGGTGTCCCTCATGAAATAATCACCGACAATGGTCCACAGTTCATCTCTTCGCAGTTCGAAGGATTTTGCGCGAAATGGAAGATTCGACTCAATAAGTCAACTCCCTGTTACTCGCAAGGTAACGGACAAGCCAAGGCAATGAATAAGGTCATACTGGCCAACTTGAAGAAACGGCTCGATTCTCGCAAAGGGCGCTGGCCGGTTGAACTGCAGGGCGTTCTTTGGGCTATCCGAACAACACCTCGTCGGACCACTAATGAAACACCTTTTTCCCTGGTTTACGGAGTTGATGCCGTAGTCCCAGCTGACATAGAGGTTCCTGGAGTCCGTACTTCGCTAAATCCACTCCGAGCTGAGGAGAATGAGGAATTTCTACATGATACCCTCGATACAATCAATGAGCGTCGGGACTAG
- the LOC104772676 gene encoding uncharacterized protein LOC104772676, translated as MKLNPTKCTFAVPSGECLGYIVTERGIEANPRQINTFLSMSSPRTLREVQRLNGRIAALNRFIDRSTDKCLPFYRLLRKGGKNFLWDANCEEAFSQLKAYLSEPPVLAKPELGEPLFLYVAVSDSAVSGVLLREERGEQRPIFYVSKSFTGAGSRYPMMEKLALAVVTSARKLRPYFQSHTIIILTTQPLRTVLHSPSQSGRLAKWSVDLSEYDIEFRTRTCAKAQVLADFLIELPLASSARENVEAPWTLYVDGASSRSGAGIGVRLTSPTGEVIEQSFRLAFSASNNEAEYESFLAGLRLAVGIGVRKLRAFCDSQLVTNQFLGEYETKDGRMEAYLSAARELVTKFEDFEITKIPRSENSAADALAAFASTSDPTMTRIIPVEVIEFPSIRLESSNVVTWAMKKQLAAEEAALKQAPELFATGVTNFRHAYSNGYTSVSGRARRKSNSGITKLAGSRPSCYLAFHLEQCEH; from the coding sequence ATGAAGCTTAACCCCACAAAATGCACCTTTGCAGTCCCATCCGGTGAGTGTCTGGGATACATCGTCACAGAAAGAGGAATTGAGGCAAACCCGAGGCAGATCAACACTTTCTTGTCTATGAGTTCTCCTAGGACTTTACGCGAAGTACAACGTCTTAACGGACGGATCGCAGCCCTCAACCGCTTCATTGATCGATCTACGGACAAGTGCCTCCCGTTCTACCGGTTGTTGAGGAAAGGGGGGAAGAACTTCCTTTGGGATGCGAATTGCGAAGAGGCTTTCTCTCAGCTGAAAGCTTATCTATCCGAACCGCCGGTCTTGGCTAAGCCCGAGCTCGGAGAGCCACTTTTCCTTTACGTAGCTGTCTCGGACAGTGCAGTAAGCGGAGTCTTGCTTCGGGAAGAAAGGGGGGAGCAGCGACCAATTTTCTATGTTAGTAAGTCGTTTACTGGGGCAGGGTCCAGATATCCTATGATGGAAAAATTGGCCTTGGCGGTCGTTACTTCGGCAAGAAAACTGCGACCTTACTTTCAGTCCCATACAATCATAATCCTAACGACGCAACCACTTCGGACGGTGTTGCATAGTCCGAGCCAGTCTGGGAGATTAGCTAAATGGTCTGTCGATTTGAGTGAATATGATATCGAGTTCCGGACTCGAACCTGTGCTAAAGCGCAGGTGCTGGCAGATTTCCTGatcgaactcccactagcctcTTCGGCCCGTGAAAATGTTGAGGCCCCATGGACATTGTATGTGGATGGAGCATCTTCCAGATCGGGAGCAGGAATAGGGGTCCGTCTCACTTCTCCTACTGGGGAAGTAATCGAGCAGTCGTTCCGTTTGGCTTTTAGTGCGTCAAACAACGAAGCCGAATATGAGTCATTCCTCGCTGGTTTGCGCCTCGCAGTAGGGATTGGTGTCCGAAAACTCCGAGCTTTCTGCGATtcgcagctggtcaccaaccagttcTTGGGGGAGTATGAGACAAAGGACGGTCGTATGGAGGCTTATTTGTCTGCAGCTCGGGAATTAGTAACTAAGTTTGAGGATtttgaaatcactaagatcccacGAAGTGAAAACTCTGCGGCAGACGCTTTAGCAGCTTTTGCGTCCACTTCGGATCCCACAATGACAAGAATTATCCCCGTCGAAGTCATCGAGTTTCCAAGCATCCGACTGGAGAGCTCGAACGTGGTCACTTGGGCAATGAAAAAACAGTTGGCCGCTGAGGAGGCAGCTCTCAAGCAGGCTCCAGAACTCTTTGCCACAGGAGTAACCAATTTCCGTCATGCCTACTCCAATGGATATACATCCGTCTCTGGTCGAGCAAGACGCAAGTCAAACTCTGGAATCACCAAGCTCGCCGGTTCACGACCAAGCTGTTATCTCGCATTCCACCTCGAGCAGTGCGAACACTAA
- the LOC104771281 gene encoding protein ECERIFERUM 26-like yields MGIAQENRVEVKSMLTAVSSKPSRSARVHPFTALDNAMSPHTLHVIVYYPRSPFGSFDLDSVRISLSELLSMYPPVVGRVAKTPDGILEVKCNDAGLRTLKAKVCVGIDEWLRSADGHDESDLTAWGDMPEDPSTWAPFRLQINEFQGGGVAIGLSCPHRQADATTLTVLLKSWTEAQRRRCIVHPPSFSPLPSILTDDTDAVKPNSATISKPISTKTATATFRFSSSSFKKYIEEDGIFPKASPFDVFAALFWTRVALVKRKSHDRVCMCVDFRRLLPNPLPYGFFGNALNFSSLEMTNVADQGIVHVARLINDHVTNLTVEKIRSDLNRVGEQELMYGGDLTIVNMEHMIVEGDPMMYEAVFEDGVRPVHVSYRIGNVGGEGVIMVMPSPEKGFGRVVSVTLPEEEVSKLLVDQEILRFEPKIILSGVK; encoded by the exons atggGTATCGCCCAAGAGAACCGGGTCGAAGTCAAGTCAATGCTAACTGCGGTATCCAGCAAGCCATCAAGATCTGCTCGGGTACACCCGTTTACCGCTTTAGACAACGCCATGAGTCCACATACTCTCCACGTCATCGTTTACTACCCTCGTAGTCCGTTCGGGTCCTTTGACCTCGACTCCGTCCGGATCTCGTTGTCTGAGCTCCTCTCTATGTACCCGCCCGTTGTTGGTCGGGTCGCTAAAACCCCAGACGGGATCTTGGAGGTGAAGTGTAACGACGCCGGACTTCGAACCTTGAAAGCCAAAGTCTGTGTGGGTATTGATGAATGGCTAAGATCAGCCGATGGACATGATGAAAGTGATTTAACGGCTTGGGGAGATATGCCAGAAGATCCGAGTACTTGGGCACCGTTTCGTCTACAG ATTAACGAATTTCAAGGGGGAGGAGTAGCAATAGGCCTAAGCTGCCCACACAGGCAAGCAGACGCAACAACACTTACTGTTCTCTTAAAATCATGGACAGAAGCCCAACGCCGTCGATGTATCGTCCATCCTCCATCCTTCTCACCACTACCCTCCATCTTAACTGATGATACTGACGCCGTTAAACCCAACAGTGCGACCATTTCTAAGCCTATTTCAACAAAAACAGCCACCGCAACGTTTCGTTTCTCTAGCTCCTCCTTCAAGAAATATATCGAAGAAGACGGAATATTCCCCAAAGCCTCACCGTTCGATGTGTTTGCCGCTCTTTTCTGGACACGTGTCGCTCTAGTAAAGCGCAAGAGCCATGATCGAGTGTGTATGTGTGTGGACTTCAGGAGGCTTTTGCCTAATCCACTTCCTTATGGCTTCTTCGGAAACGCTTTAAACTTTTCGTCTCTAGAGATGACTAACGTGGCTGATCAGGGGATTGTACATGTTGCACGTTTGATAAACGACCACGTGACGAACCTAACCGTGGAGAAAATCAGGTCCGATCTAAACCGGGTTGGGGAACAAGAGCTGATGTACGGTGGAGATTTGACGATTGTGAATATGGAGCATATGATTGTTGAAGGAGACCCGATGATGTACGAGGCTGTGTTTGAGGACGGTGTTAGGCCTGTGCATGTGAGTTACCGGATCGGAAACGTTGGTGGTGAAGGGGTGATTATGGTGATGCCGTCCCCAGAGAAAGGGTTTGGGAGGGTGGTATCGGTTACTTTACCGGAGGAGGAGGTGTCGAAGTTACTTGTGGATCAAGAAATCCTTCGATTTGAGCCCAAGATTATTCTAAGTGGTGTGAAGTAG